From Actinoplanes oblitus, a single genomic window includes:
- the purF gene encoding amidophosphoribosyltransferase: protein MPRGDGRLTDDLDPQERGPQDACGVFGVWAPEEEVAKLTYFGLYALQHRGQEAAGIAVSDGSGVVVYKDVGLVSQVFDEPTLASLRGHLAIGHARYSTTGGSNWENAQPTIRATTAGTTIALAHNGNLVNTAELAKEVADRGLEVGDATSDTALVTTLLAGRPDMSVEAAALEVLPTLRGAFSFVFMDEHTLYAARDPQGVRPLVLGRMERGWVVASETAALDITGASFVREVEPGEIIAIDEHGLRSSRFAAPEPKGCLFEYVYLARPDTTIAGRNIYAARVEVGRKLAKEHPVEADLVIGVPESGIPAAIGYAEASGIPYSAGFMKNAYVGRTFIQPSQTIRQLGIRLKLNPLREVVRGKRIVVVDDSIVRGNTQRAQIRMLREAGALEVHVRISSPPVKWPCFYGIDFATRAELIANGLELDGIRRSIGADSLGYVSLDNLVQATEQPRTRLCMACFDGEYPIELPAADLIGKHVLEGVGRRAAMPGASEEAAEAAVTDLESGYEAREHGADHAAPSPLVASPGGASALHHP, encoded by the coding sequence GGCATCGCGGTGAGCGACGGCTCCGGTGTCGTGGTCTACAAGGACGTCGGCCTGGTCTCCCAGGTCTTCGACGAGCCGACGCTGGCCAGCCTGCGCGGCCACCTCGCGATCGGGCACGCGCGCTATTCGACCACCGGCGGGTCGAACTGGGAGAACGCGCAGCCCACCATCCGGGCCACCACGGCAGGCACCACCATCGCGCTGGCCCACAACGGCAACCTGGTGAACACCGCCGAGCTGGCCAAGGAGGTCGCCGACCGCGGCCTCGAGGTGGGCGACGCCACCTCGGACACCGCGCTGGTCACCACCCTGCTCGCCGGTCGTCCCGACATGTCGGTCGAGGCCGCGGCGCTGGAGGTGCTGCCCACCCTGCGTGGCGCGTTCAGCTTCGTCTTCATGGACGAGCACACCCTGTACGCCGCGCGTGACCCGCAGGGCGTGCGCCCGCTGGTGCTCGGTCGGATGGAGCGCGGCTGGGTGGTCGCCAGCGAGACCGCCGCCCTGGACATCACCGGCGCCAGCTTCGTCCGCGAGGTCGAGCCCGGCGAGATCATCGCGATCGACGAGCACGGCCTGCGCTCCTCGCGGTTCGCCGCCCCGGAGCCCAAGGGCTGCCTCTTCGAATACGTGTACCTCGCCCGCCCGGACACCACCATCGCCGGTCGCAACATCTACGCCGCCCGCGTCGAGGTGGGCCGCAAGCTGGCCAAGGAGCACCCGGTCGAGGCCGACCTGGTGATCGGCGTCCCGGAGTCCGGCATCCCGGCCGCGATCGGGTACGCCGAGGCGTCCGGCATTCCGTACAGCGCCGGCTTCATGAAGAACGCGTATGTCGGCCGCACCTTCATCCAGCCCTCGCAGACCATCCGCCAGCTGGGCATCCGGCTCAAGCTGAACCCGCTGCGCGAGGTGGTCCGGGGCAAGCGGATCGTGGTGGTCGACGACTCCATCGTCCGGGGCAACACCCAGCGCGCCCAGATCCGGATGCTGCGCGAGGCGGGTGCCCTCGAGGTGCACGTGCGGATCTCCTCGCCGCCGGTGAAGTGGCCGTGTTTCTACGGCATCGACTTCGCCACCCGCGCCGAGCTGATCGCTAACGGTCTGGAGCTGGACGGCATCCGCCGCTCGATCGGCGCCGACAGCCTGGGTTACGTGTCGCTGGACAACCTGGTCCAGGCCACCGAGCAGCCGCGGACCCGGCTCTGCATGGCCTGCTTCGACGGGGAGTACCCGATCGAGCTGCCGGCCGCCGACCTGATCGGCAAGCACGTGCTGGAGGGCGTCGGCCGCCGGGCCGCGATGCCGGGAGCGTCGGAGGAGGCGGCCGAGGCGGCCGTCACCGACCTCGAGTCCGGTTACGAGGCCCGTGAGCACGGTGCCGACCACGCGGCACCGTCGCCGCTGGTCGCCAGCCCGGGTGGCGCCTCCGCGCTGCACCATCCGTGA